A genome region from Thalassococcus arenae includes the following:
- the drt3a gene encoding antiviral reverse transcriptase Drt3a codes for MYDPTFGPTSLNRHIRKTDFKDKPKLKTEAFRNAQITKAVNYAKSGLKGITLEKNDLSGRAIYKNNDLPTELVLRKAVQNIRKISSARQSNRLDIIQRLQLLCQEGMPFAVAKFDVRQFYPSVDQASLTGMVQRRLDTAPGTRTVLEGFITACAAQGIHGVPPGLAISAALGEMYMQDFDASMQSQLKPHLYARYVDDIILVLPPTRDLKGLRKSVSELLPPGLSLNEKKTRLINFTETKAKVPIAEHQFDYLGFSFSVLGIGKDRPNNRKVVLDVSDNKVKKRKTRVARSLLQYLKDGDFGDLRDRFRVNSCNYKFFDTRKSRVRSAGMYHTYGLIDLPSKSLKELDAFQRKILLSKSGKICGPLSLSLSLAQRNELLTISFERAFIDKIHFNFTPERLKFLMECWKYA; via the coding sequence ATGTATGACCCGACATTTGGTCCCACTTCTCTAAATCGACATATTAGAAAAACCGACTTCAAGGACAAACCTAAACTTAAGACCGAAGCATTCAGAAATGCTCAAATTACGAAAGCGGTGAATTACGCTAAATCCGGTCTCAAGGGCATCACGCTAGAGAAGAATGATCTTTCGGGTCGGGCAATCTACAAAAACAATGACCTACCAACTGAGCTTGTATTGCGGAAAGCCGTCCAAAATATCAGAAAAATCTCCAGCGCGAGGCAGAGTAATCGGCTTGATATTATTCAAAGGCTTCAACTTCTGTGCCAAGAGGGCATGCCTTTTGCCGTAGCGAAATTCGATGTCAGACAGTTCTACCCATCGGTAGATCAGGCTTCTCTCACGGGTATGGTGCAACGTAGATTGGATACTGCACCTGGAACGAGAACAGTTCTTGAAGGCTTCATAACTGCATGTGCGGCACAAGGCATCCACGGCGTCCCTCCCGGGCTGGCAATAAGCGCAGCACTGGGGGAAATGTATATGCAGGACTTTGATGCCTCCATGCAGTCTCAACTAAAACCACATCTCTATGCTCGGTACGTAGACGATATCATATTGGTTTTGCCGCCAACAAGAGACCTGAAGGGCTTACGAAAAAGTGTTTCCGAGCTTCTGCCGCCCGGCTTATCCCTCAATGAAAAGAAGACGCGGTTAATCAATTTCACTGAGACGAAAGCCAAAGTGCCAATAGCCGAACATCAGTTTGACTATCTTGGTTTCTCGTTCTCTGTGTTGGGGATTGGCAAAGACAGACCGAACAACAGGAAGGTCGTTCTTGATGTCTCTGACAATAAGGTGAAGAAAAGAAAGACGAGGGTCGCACGGTCACTTCTTCAGTATTTAAAGGACGGAGATTTTGGTGACCTTAGAGACCGATTTCGAGTCAACTCCTGCAATTATAAGTTCTTCGATACCCGAAAATCGCGGGTCCGTTCGGCGGGCATGTACCATACCTATGGTCTAATTGACCTCCCTTCAAAGTCATTGAAAGAGCTGGACGCCTTCCAAAGAAAAATCCTCCTATCAAAATCTGGGAAGATTTGCGGACCTCTGTCTCTTTCACTCTCCCTTGCACAACGGAATGAGCTTTTGACCATTTCCTTTGAGAGGGCATTTATCGACAAGATACACTTTAATTTCACTCCAGAACGATTGAAGTTTCTCATGGAGTGCTGGAAATATGCCTAG
- a CDS encoding DUF3883 domain-containing protein → MSSQAWTDAENDLIVADYFAMLAEDVAGHPYNKAEHRRQLLPHLNDRSDGSVEFKHQNISAVLKGLGEAWITGYKPAFNFQASLIDAVARWLAMRPDWAYRSLSSRPMEGMAEAAQLWVGPAPTLTNQPPPDELEQMLHIAKKFDVAARDKRNRALGKAGEERVLKHERNTLTAAGREDLAQQIRWVSEEEGDGAGYDIASFNADGRQRLIEVKTTNGWERTPFHVSRNELAVADERREEWCLFRLWNFARTPKAFELRPPLDAHVSLTATSFQASFH, encoded by the coding sequence ATGTCGAGCCAAGCGTGGACAGATGCCGAGAATGACCTGATCGTCGCGGATTACTTCGCGATGCTGGCCGAAGATGTGGCAGGCCATCCCTACAACAAGGCCGAGCATCGACGGCAGCTTCTACCGCACCTCAACGACCGCTCGGACGGGTCGGTTGAGTTCAAACATCAGAACATCAGCGCTGTGCTCAAAGGGCTCGGTGAGGCCTGGATCACCGGGTACAAACCCGCGTTCAACTTCCAGGCCAGCTTGATCGACGCCGTCGCACGCTGGTTGGCGATGCGTCCAGACTGGGCGTATCGTTCCCTTTCTTCCCGGCCGATGGAAGGCATGGCCGAGGCGGCGCAACTCTGGGTCGGGCCTGCACCGACGTTGACCAACCAACCGCCGCCGGACGAGCTTGAGCAGATGCTCCACATCGCCAAGAAGTTCGACGTGGCCGCGCGGGATAAACGCAACCGCGCCCTTGGTAAGGCTGGAGAAGAGCGCGTCTTGAAACACGAGCGTAACACTCTGACTGCAGCGGGGCGGGAGGACTTGGCGCAACAAATCCGCTGGGTTTCGGAAGAAGAAGGGGATGGCGCGGGCTATGATATTGCCAGTTTCAATGCAGACGGACGGCAGCGTCTCATCGAGGTGAAGACCACAAACGGGTGGGAACGCACGCCGTTCCATGTCTCGCGCAATGAACTTGCAGTGGCAGATGAACGGCGCGAGGAATGGTGCTTGTTTCGCCTTTGGAATTTCGCACGAACGCCCAAGGCTTTCGAGTTGCGCCCGCCGCTTGACGCGCATGTGTCGCTCACGGCGACCAGCTTTCAAGCAAGCTTTCACTGA
- a CDS encoding UvrD-helicase domain-containing protein: MLSSSFSLDLAGGKQIILPAVSKAAANSFAEAVGQAWSKFNLRELAKEEERIQRLLQSLEKLQAPERYPSAFHIDPLAREALDLTDRVLSKLNAEAVGDKTMRRIAPILSFSADPAKAREAAIERFVDAQLDRWTEFLDTVESMPLTPEQRLSVVVDEDATLVLAGAGSGKTSVITAKAAYLVKAGIRSPEELLLLAFARDAATEMSERIEARCGVPIAARTFHALAYEIIGDVEGEKPALAPTATDDKAFLSLIRDILRYIVSRVSDVAETVIGWFAGFFDDFPSPWDFKSAHEWYSEVESRNLRTLQGETVNSFEELLIANWLYRNGIAYEYEPTYEHKLTGTGRRVYTPDFRLTESGVYIEHFGVRKRRTSDGTEQLTTAPFVDQDEYLAGMDWKRKVHAEHETVLIETYSWEREEGRLLDALAEKLAPHVTMRPIPDIEIYDQVTQVGVVDGFSSLIGTFLRHFKNGGYQIDDCSDKASTLKMGKRAEAFLKIFGAVFREYQNRLGDRIDFEDMVIRATAHVESGRYNSPFRHILVDEFQDISTGRARLIKALKEQHSDAKIFAVGDDWQSIYRFAGSDIHIMRNFGTEFGGHFAGASGIHRTVDLGRTFRSVDKIAHASRRFVLRNPAQITKTVRAAGETDQPAIQVAWTRRENAENVLDETLTSLSETCTGGVQMPSVLLLGRYRFNEPDLRRLRRQHPALSLSFKTIHASKGLEADHVIILGADKARMGFPSMIVDDPLLSLVSPEAELFENAEERRVMYVAMTRARRSVTILASEARPSVFVTELMNDPDYGVVSPIETTERTHTCLQCGGRLLYMPGQDGPGWYRCEHVKLCGNRMPACPECGVGLPVRDQKRSVMECSECNASQQACPSCDDGWLIERRGRFGPFLGCVRFPDCNGKAKIAKTASR; encoded by the coding sequence ATGCTTTCTTCGTCTTTTTCCCTTGATCTGGCTGGTGGCAAGCAGATTATTCTTCCAGCCGTCAGCAAGGCCGCTGCGAATTCATTTGCTGAAGCGGTTGGGCAGGCGTGGTCCAAATTCAACCTTAGGGAACTTGCCAAGGAAGAGGAGAGAATCCAGCGGCTCCTTCAATCCCTAGAGAAGCTCCAAGCGCCTGAGCGATACCCGTCAGCATTCCATATCGACCCATTGGCACGAGAGGCATTGGACCTGACTGACCGTGTCTTGTCCAAGCTCAACGCCGAGGCTGTTGGCGACAAGACGATGCGTCGAATCGCCCCGATCCTTTCCTTCTCTGCTGACCCTGCCAAAGCCCGCGAAGCCGCGATCGAGCGCTTTGTCGATGCACAGCTCGACCGTTGGACGGAATTTCTCGACACCGTCGAGTCCATGCCGTTGACGCCCGAACAACGTCTGTCCGTAGTCGTCGATGAGGATGCGACGCTGGTTCTAGCCGGGGCCGGATCGGGCAAGACCAGCGTCATCACCGCGAAAGCGGCCTATCTCGTTAAGGCCGGGATCAGGTCTCCGGAAGAACTGCTTCTCCTGGCCTTTGCACGAGATGCAGCGACTGAGATGTCTGAGAGGATCGAAGCTCGTTGTGGCGTGCCCATCGCCGCGCGCACGTTTCATGCGCTGGCCTACGAGATCATAGGCGATGTCGAAGGGGAAAAGCCCGCGCTTGCGCCGACGGCAACGGACGACAAGGCGTTTCTATCGCTTATCCGCGACATCCTGCGATACATCGTCAGCCGCGTCAGCGACGTGGCAGAAACCGTGATCGGCTGGTTCGCAGGCTTCTTCGACGACTTCCCATCACCTTGGGACTTCAAGTCCGCCCATGAATGGTATTCCGAGGTCGAAAGCCGCAATTTACGGACGCTGCAAGGGGAAACCGTCAACAGTTTCGAAGAACTACTCATCGCGAATTGGTTGTATCGGAACGGCATTGCCTACGAATACGAACCTACCTACGAACACAAGCTGACCGGGACTGGACGACGTGTCTACACACCGGATTTCCGCCTGACCGAAAGCGGTGTCTACATCGAACACTTTGGGGTGCGGAAGAGACGAACCTCAGATGGCACCGAGCAGCTGACAACCGCGCCATTTGTCGATCAAGACGAATACCTAGCCGGCATGGATTGGAAACGAAAAGTCCATGCGGAACACGAGACGGTCCTGATCGAAACCTATAGCTGGGAGCGCGAGGAGGGTCGGTTGCTCGACGCGCTCGCCGAAAAGCTCGCGCCACACGTCACCATGAGACCGATCCCGGATATCGAGATTTATGATCAGGTCACACAGGTCGGGGTCGTGGACGGGTTCTCGTCACTGATCGGCACCTTTCTTCGCCATTTCAAGAACGGCGGTTATCAGATCGATGACTGCTCCGACAAAGCATCCACCCTGAAGATGGGAAAGAGGGCCGAGGCTTTCCTCAAGATATTCGGGGCGGTCTTCCGCGAGTACCAGAACCGCTTGGGCGACCGCATTGATTTCGAGGACATGGTGATCCGGGCGACTGCGCATGTCGAAAGCGGACGCTACAACAGCCCCTTTCGCCACATTCTCGTTGACGAGTTTCAAGACATCTCGACCGGACGCGCGCGTCTTATCAAGGCACTCAAGGAGCAGCACTCGGATGCAAAGATCTTTGCGGTCGGTGATGATTGGCAATCGATCTATCGCTTTGCCGGTTCCGATATTCACATAATGCGGAACTTCGGGACCGAGTTTGGGGGGCATTTTGCCGGTGCATCCGGCATCCACCGAACCGTTGATCTTGGCCGCACATTCCGATCGGTGGACAAGATTGCGCACGCATCACGACGCTTCGTCTTGCGGAACCCAGCCCAGATTACAAAGACAGTGCGTGCGGCAGGAGAAACGGATCAGCCTGCGATCCAGGTTGCATGGACCCGGCGCGAAAACGCCGAAAACGTGCTCGACGAAACCCTCACCTCTCTGTCGGAGACTTGCACAGGTGGCGTCCAAATGCCGTCCGTGCTCTTGCTTGGCCGATATAGGTTCAATGAACCTGATCTCAGGCGCCTGCGGCGGCAACACCCGGCACTTTCGCTGAGTTTCAAGACGATCCATGCCTCCAAAGGCCTGGAGGCGGACCATGTGATCATTCTCGGGGCCGACAAGGCTCGTATGGGGTTCCCGTCCATGATCGTTGACGATCCATTGCTAAGTCTCGTCTCACCGGAAGCGGAGCTGTTCGAGAACGCAGAAGAGCGTCGCGTGATGTATGTCGCCATGACGCGCGCCCGGCGCTCGGTCACAATCCTTGCGTCAGAAGCACGGCCTTCAGTCTTCGTTACCGAACTGATGAACGATCCGGATTACGGCGTCGTCAGCCCGATTGAGACAACCGAACGTACACATACCTGCCTGCAATGCGGCGGGCGTCTTCTCTACATGCCCGGACAGGACGGGCCGGGGTGGTATCGCTGCGAACATGTGAAACTGTGCGGAAACCGTATGCCGGCATGTCCAGAATGCGGTGTGGGACTCCCGGTCCGGGACCAAAAACGCAGCGTGATGGAATGTTCGGAATGCAATGCGTCGCAGCAAGCCTGCCCCAGCTGCGACGATGGATGGCTCATTGAACGCCGTGGCAGGTTCGGACCCTTCCTCGGGTGTGTCCGATTCCCGGACTGCAATGGGAAAGCGAAGATCGCGAAGACGGCATCGCGCTAA
- the drt3b gene encoding antiviral reverse transcriptase Drt3b, whose product MRLKKSDVWRTVLTDTAPFEVPIIFSNDGFYKNLSDLQSKSELLQKFVETIVLKQRKFTVPFKYSIVKGEDSLRTLSLVHPHGQVEVAHFYHEYNQLICEYGNRSPYSIRKPTKVGTSYFFDSPVADKNKYKNATVDTTEIDTLVRNPASYFSYSGFDRLYRFFLSDDHIRLEKKFKLMCALDISKCFDSIYTHSIAWATKSKKLAKDSIGAQSFGNDFDSIMQKLNYNETSGICIGPEASRIFAEIILARVDRNTSSRLENLPSRLKMRQDYESRRYVDNYYIFANTKEDLATIQHELTLALREYNLHLNELKTEIIERPFYTRKSLVIDRVDLSIKKLWEKTLDRDYHEGRRIEFPRHIYKHHALFGDFTREVKAACYASEMGYDAVSNYIIGAMRNKLVQLADTYTDAEASDNEYFSKLHYREAILILLDIGFYFFTLHPTVASSLRLSHTLVRSAQHLKNNDTEGFQIVREASLRWTSLLARSPTFYKLYAKSSVVPIEMLNILLSLQEFSGDGTLEAEVLDKIESGGGEVGYFQTVVGLYVCGNSPALRGRKIGIFDRASARLRDEDDLIRDAESAHLALDLLACTFVSKAKREQLLVDIWPKLLSSNDALGTITKAKAKQLVNEIETQHWFVRWDGIDLLSMIEKKELSAVYA is encoded by the coding sequence GTGCGCCTGAAGAAAAGCGATGTTTGGCGTACTGTTTTGACCGACACAGCCCCTTTTGAAGTTCCGATCATCTTCAGCAACGATGGATTCTACAAGAATTTAAGCGATCTTCAGTCTAAGTCTGAGCTTCTCCAAAAGTTTGTTGAGACGATCGTCTTGAAGCAGCGAAAATTCACGGTCCCATTCAAGTATAGCATAGTCAAAGGGGAAGATAGCTTACGTACCCTGAGCCTTGTCCATCCGCACGGACAGGTTGAAGTCGCTCACTTTTATCACGAGTACAATCAACTCATCTGCGAGTATGGCAACCGAAGTCCATACTCGATACGAAAACCAACGAAAGTTGGAACATCGTACTTTTTTGACTCTCCTGTAGCGGACAAGAACAAGTACAAGAACGCCACAGTCGACACGACTGAGATCGACACGCTTGTGAGAAATCCAGCCAGCTACTTCTCTTACTCAGGATTTGATCGGCTGTATCGATTCTTTCTTTCGGATGATCACATCCGCTTGGAGAAAAAGTTCAAACTGATGTGTGCCTTAGACATCTCCAAATGTTTTGACAGCATCTACACACATTCCATCGCCTGGGCTACTAAATCGAAGAAGCTTGCAAAGGACAGCATCGGAGCACAGTCCTTCGGCAATGACTTCGACAGCATAATGCAAAAACTCAATTACAACGAGACAAGCGGAATCTGTATAGGTCCAGAGGCGAGCAGAATTTTTGCTGAAATTATACTTGCTAGAGTTGACAGAAATACGTCGAGCCGACTTGAAAATTTGCCCTCTCGGCTAAAGATGCGACAAGACTATGAAAGCAGACGCTATGTCGACAACTATTACATTTTTGCCAATACCAAAGAGGACTTAGCAACAATTCAACATGAACTGACGCTAGCCTTGCGAGAGTATAATCTACATTTGAATGAACTGAAGACGGAGATTATCGAAAGGCCGTTTTATACTCGGAAGTCGCTCGTGATTGACAGGGTGGACCTGAGTATCAAAAAGCTTTGGGAAAAGACGCTCGACCGCGACTACCACGAAGGACGACGAATTGAGTTTCCTCGGCACATCTATAAGCACCATGCTCTGTTTGGCGACTTCACAAGAGAGGTGAAGGCAGCTTGCTATGCGTCGGAAATGGGATACGACGCGGTTTCAAATTACATCATTGGCGCCATGCGAAACAAACTCGTGCAACTGGCGGACACCTATACCGATGCCGAAGCTTCCGACAACGAGTACTTTTCGAAGCTGCACTATCGAGAAGCGATTTTGATACTGCTAGATATCGGCTTCTACTTCTTCACCCTACATCCGACAGTTGCATCATCTTTGCGACTATCGCATACGCTCGTTCGATCGGCGCAGCACCTCAAAAATAATGACACCGAAGGCTTCCAAATCGTCCGAGAGGCGTCTTTGAGATGGACGTCGCTTTTGGCGCGTTCTCCTACATTCTACAAGCTCTACGCAAAAAGCTCTGTGGTGCCGATTGAAATGTTAAACATCCTGCTAAGCCTTCAAGAGTTCTCCGGTGACGGGACACTAGAGGCTGAAGTTCTCGATAAGATTGAAAGTGGTGGTGGAGAAGTCGGCTATTTTCAGACCGTCGTTGGCTTATATGTCTGCGGAAACAGCCCAGCTCTTAGAGGTAGAAAAATCGGAATATTTGACCGAGCTAGCGCGCGTCTTCGGGATGAGGATGATCTAATTCGAGATGCGGAATCTGCCCACCTAGCGTTAGACTTACTTGCATGCACGTTCGTTTCAAAGGCCAAAAGGGAGCAGTTGCTCGTAGACATTTGGCCCAAGCTTTTGTCTTCCAACGATGCACTTGGTACGATCACCAAGGCAAAGGCTAAACAGCTAGTCAACGAGATTGAAACCCAGCACTGGTTCGTTCGTTGGGACGGGATCGATTTACTTAGTATGATCGAAAAGAAGGAATTGAGCGCGGTCTACGCCTGA
- a CDS encoding DUF6538 domain-containing protein, translating to MSIAKRGRLYHLRRRVPRRYRGIEPRETVWISLHTDSETIAQSKADRAWSQMIEAWEARLAGNSADAEARYEAARDLARARGFRYLDAGAVAKLPVEDVVERVEAIPAPADQPDAVEAAALLGTVPEPRITVTKALELYWSLAKEKTLGKSEDQLRRWEAPRKKAVMNFVAIIGDKEIANITRDDMLDFRQHWLDRIEAGDVTANSANKDLIHLGDVLKTVNMMKRLGLVLPLGELSFKEGEKQTRPPFSEDWIRTRLLAPGALDGLNGQARALLLGMINTGYRPSEGAALTAETIRLDCDVPHISIEPEGRQLKSHYARRVIPLTGVSLEALKQYPEGFPRYRNRATLSAVVNKFLRANGLLETPRHSMYSLRHAFEDRMLAAGIDDRIRRDLFGHRLDRERYGKGASLEHVAELVARVAF from the coding sequence ATGAGCATCGCGAAACGAGGCCGCCTTTACCACCTCCGCCGCCGCGTGCCGCGCCGGTATCGGGGTATCGAGCCGCGCGAAACCGTCTGGATCAGCCTGCACACCGACTCGGAGACCATCGCTCAGAGCAAGGCGGATCGGGCGTGGAGCCAGATGATCGAGGCTTGGGAGGCGCGGCTGGCCGGGAACAGCGCGGATGCGGAGGCCCGCTACGAGGCCGCGCGCGATCTGGCCCGGGCGAGAGGCTTTCGGTATCTGGATGCGGGGGCGGTAGCCAAACTGCCTGTCGAGGATGTCGTTGAACGCGTCGAGGCCATCCCTGCGCCTGCGGACCAACCCGATGCTGTGGAAGCCGCCGCTTTGCTCGGCACCGTTCCCGAGCCCCGCATCACGGTCACCAAGGCGCTTGAACTCTATTGGTCGCTCGCCAAGGAAAAGACCCTCGGCAAGAGCGAGGACCAGCTGCGCCGCTGGGAGGCCCCGCGCAAGAAGGCGGTGATGAACTTCGTCGCGATCATCGGCGACAAGGAGATCGCCAACATCACTCGCGACGACATGCTCGACTTCCGTCAACACTGGCTCGACCGGATCGAGGCGGGTGACGTCACGGCGAACTCGGCCAACAAGGATCTGATCCACCTGGGCGACGTATTGAAGACCGTGAACATGATGAAGCGGCTTGGACTGGTGCTGCCGCTGGGCGAGTTGTCCTTCAAGGAGGGCGAGAAGCAAACGCGACCGCCATTCAGCGAGGACTGGATCAGGACGCGACTGCTCGCCCCCGGTGCTCTGGACGGGTTGAACGGCCAGGCGCGCGCCCTGCTCTTGGGGATGATCAACACGGGCTACCGACCGTCCGAAGGCGCGGCGCTGACGGCGGAAACAATCCGGCTCGATTGCGACGTGCCGCACATTTCTATCGAACCCGAGGGAAGGCAATTGAAGTCGCACTATGCGCGCCGCGTGATCCCTCTGACCGGGGTCTCGCTGGAAGCCCTCAAGCAGTACCCCGAAGGCTTTCCCCGCTACCGGAACCGCGCGACCCTCAGCGCGGTCGTGAACAAGTTCCTCCGCGCCAACGGCCTGCTCGAGACCCCGCGCCACTCGATGTACTCCCTGCGACATGCCTTCGAGGACCGCATGCTTGCCGCCGGGATCGACGATCGCATCCGCCGCGACCTCTTCGGTCACCGGCTCGACCGCGAACGATACGGCAAAGGCGCGTCGCTGGAACACGTCGCAGAACTCGTCGCGCGCGTCGCCTTCTGA